From the genome of Streptomyces sp. NBC_01260, one region includes:
- a CDS encoding class E sortase has product MAARTEDQEQTGESAPPVRRRGRHPVATAVSVFGELLITAGLVLGLFVVYSLWWTNVLADREATKQGHTVRDRWAGGPGALDTKDGIGFLHVPSMKNGEVLVKKGTDTENLNDGIAGYYTDPVKSALPSAEKGNFTLAAHRDGHGAKFHNIDKVRTGDAVVFETKDTWYVYKVFKELPETSKYNVDVLQEVPKGSGKKKPGRYITLTTCTPVFTSKYRYIVWGELVRTEKVDRDRTKPAELR; this is encoded by the coding sequence GTGGCAGCGAGGACCGAGGACCAAGAGCAGACCGGCGAGTCCGCGCCCCCGGTGCGGCGCAGGGGCCGCCATCCCGTCGCGACCGCGGTCAGTGTCTTCGGCGAACTCCTGATCACCGCAGGCCTGGTGCTCGGGCTCTTCGTCGTCTACTCCCTGTGGTGGACGAACGTGCTCGCCGACCGCGAGGCCACCAAGCAGGGCCACACCGTCCGCGACCGCTGGGCCGGCGGCCCGGGGGCGCTGGACACCAAGGACGGCATCGGCTTCCTGCACGTCCCGTCGATGAAGAACGGCGAGGTGCTCGTCAAGAAGGGCACCGACACCGAGAACCTCAACGACGGCATCGCCGGCTACTACACCGACCCGGTCAAGTCGGCGCTCCCTTCTGCGGAGAAGGGCAACTTCACCCTGGCCGCCCACCGGGACGGCCACGGGGCGAAGTTCCACAACATCGACAAGGTGCGGACCGGGGACGCGGTCGTCTTCGAGACCAAGGACACCTGGTACGTCTACAAGGTCTTCAAGGAGCTGCCGGAGACATCGAAGTACAACGTCGACGTGCTCCAGGAGGTCCCGAAGGGCTCGGGCAAGAAGAAGCCCGGCCGCTACATCACGCTGACGACGTGCACGCCGGTCTTCACGTCGAAGTACCGCTACATCGTGTGGGGCGAGCTGGTCCGTACGGAGAAGGTCGACCGCGACCGTACGAAGCCGGCGGAGCTGCGCTGA
- a CDS encoding class E sortase: protein MTPPRHGRDAGQDGPPEEGTHGAAGAFEAAVGQLADPLNDPLPGEHASPWSRAEDVLGGTAGPDGGPGGAGTPSAQAPHGPQAAQEPPREWYDPEGYERDWYGRQAPVPAAPAAVPPRQDETVALRTPDTRTPDTRRIVPPARTAHRPQPERDPAAEGATEVMAALPAMAAVPAVATVESVEEEPRTTDEAGGGIGVGPQTGAAGAAPGTGGRAERRRAAKGRGRRRPDPQPGPASGQAAAAKPMSRVEARRAARAAKDSPAVVVSRVVGELFISLGVLMLLFVTYQLWWTNVRADQIAGNETHKIQDDWASGKRAPGVFEAGQGFAIIHIPKLDVVTPIAEGTSKDKVLDRGMVGHYSEKPLRTAMPSAKQGNFALAGHRNTHGEPFRYINRLRPGDPIVVETQDAYYTYEMTSVLPQTSPSNVSVIGPVPPQSGFTEPGRYITLTTCTPEFTSTYRLIVWGKMVDERPRSKGKPDALVG, encoded by the coding sequence GTGACCCCACCCCGCCACGGACGCGACGCCGGTCAGGACGGCCCGCCCGAAGAGGGGACGCACGGGGCCGCAGGCGCGTTCGAGGCGGCGGTCGGCCAGCTGGCGGACCCGCTGAACGATCCGTTGCCGGGGGAGCACGCCTCCCCCTGGTCCCGGGCGGAGGACGTTCTCGGGGGAACGGCGGGCCCGGACGGCGGACCGGGCGGCGCCGGTACGCCGTCTGCGCAGGCGCCACACGGGCCGCAGGCGGCTCAGGAACCTCCGCGCGAGTGGTACGACCCCGAGGGATACGAACGGGACTGGTACGGGCGGCAGGCGCCCGTCCCGGCGGCCCCGGCCGCAGTGCCCCCTCGGCAGGACGAGACCGTCGCACTGCGGACCCCGGACACCAGGACCCCGGACACCCGGCGAATAGTCCCCCCCGCGCGAACGGCACACCGCCCGCAACCGGAACGTGATCCGGCGGCCGAGGGCGCCACGGAAGTCATGGCAGCCCTGCCGGCCATGGCAGCCGTACCGGCCGTCGCAACGGTGGAATCCGTGGAAGAGGAACCGAGGACCACCGATGAGGCCGGCGGCGGAATCGGCGTGGGTCCGCAGACGGGCGCGGCCGGTGCCGCGCCGGGCACCGGGGGCCGGGCCGAACGCCGCCGTGCGGCCAAGGGCCGCGGCCGCAGGCGTCCCGACCCGCAGCCGGGGCCGGCGTCCGGGCAGGCCGCCGCCGCGAAGCCGATGTCGCGGGTCGAGGCGCGACGGGCGGCGCGGGCGGCCAAGGACAGCCCCGCCGTCGTGGTCAGCCGGGTGGTCGGCGAACTGTTCATCTCGCTGGGCGTCCTGATGCTGCTGTTCGTCACGTACCAGCTGTGGTGGACCAACGTGCGCGCCGACCAGATCGCCGGCAACGAGACGCACAAGATCCAGGACGACTGGGCCAGCGGCAAACGTGCCCCCGGTGTCTTCGAGGCCGGGCAGGGCTTCGCCATCATCCACATCCCGAAGCTGGACGTGGTCACGCCGATCGCCGAGGGCACCAGCAAGGACAAGGTGCTCGACCGCGGCATGGTCGGCCACTACTCCGAGAAGCCGCTGCGCACGGCGATGCCGTCGGCCAAGCAGGGCAACTTCGCGCTGGCCGGCCACCGCAACACCCACGGCGAGCCCTTCCGCTACATCAACCGGCTGCGCCCCGGCGACCCGATCGTGGTCGAGACGCAGGACGCCTACTACACGTACGAGATGACGAGCGTGCTGCCCCAGACCTCGCCGTCCAATGTGTCGGTGATCGGCCCGGTGCCGCCGCAGTCGGGGTTCACCGAGCCCGGTCGGTACATCACATTGACGACCTGTACGCCCGAATTCACGAGTACGTACCGATTGATCGTCTGGGGCAAGATGGTCGACGAACGGCCGCGCAGCAAGGGAAAGCCCGACGCGCTCGTGGGCTGA
- a CDS encoding FHA domain-containing protein FhaB/FipA, with protein sequence MSELTLTVMRLGFLAVLWLFVIVAVQVIRSDLFGTRVTQRGSRRTASDARPPQARQTAAAPPQQRQQPGRQRRGAPTKLVVSEGTLTGTTVALQGQTISLGRAHDSTIVLDDDYASSRHARIYPDRDGQWIVEDLGSTNGTYLDRTRLTTPTPVPLGAPIRIGKTVIELRK encoded by the coding sequence ATGTCAGAGCTGACCCTTACGGTCATGCGGCTAGGTTTCCTGGCTGTTCTGTGGCTGTTCGTGATCGTGGCCGTCCAGGTCATCCGAAGCGACCTGTTCGGAACGCGCGTGACGCAGCGCGGCTCACGCCGCACCGCGTCCGACGCGCGCCCGCCACAGGCACGCCAAACCGCCGCGGCACCGCCGCAGCAACGTCAGCAACCCGGCCGCCAGCGCCGGGGGGCACCGACCAAGCTGGTCGTCTCCGAGGGCACTCTCACCGGCACCACGGTGGCGCTCCAGGGGCAGACCATCTCGCTGGGCCGGGCCCATGATTCAACGATCGTGCTGGATGACGACTACGCGTCCAGCAGGCATGCCAGGATCTACCCCGACCGTGACGGCCAGTGGATCGTCGAGGATCTCGGGTCCACCAACGGCACGTATCTGGACCGGACCCGTCTCACCACCCCGACGCCTGTTCCGCTGGGCGCGCCGATCCGGATCGGCAAGACCGTCATCGAGCTGCGGAAGTAG
- the pknB gene encoding Stk1 family PASTA domain-containing Ser/Thr kinase, which yields MEEPRRLGGRYELGSVLGRGGMAEVYLAHDTRLGRTVAVKTLRADLARDPSFQARFRREAQSAASLNHPAIVAVYDTGEDYVDGVSIPYIVMEYVDGSTLRELLHSGRRLLPERTLEMTVGILQALEYSHRAGIVHRDIKPANVMLTRTGQVKVMDFGIARAMGDSGMTMTQTSAVIGTAQYLSPEQAKGEQVDARSDLYSTGCLLYELLTVRPPFIGDSPVAVAYQHVREEPQTPSNFDPEITPEMDAIVLKALVKDPDYRYQSADEMRADIEACLEGQPVAATAAMGAAGYGGYDGYGNDQPTTAMRPADQNGAQTSMLPPVNPDDGGYAHDDRPDRRRQKKSNTSTILLVVAGILVLIGAVLIGKSVFGDSNNGGDTFAAPNMVGSTVKGAKRLADNTNIVLKQGPKEACKDQPKDKICRQTPTPDEKMKENDTLTVFVSTGAPKVTVPDVTEKSEDSARKLLEDQGFTVTVKSVESAEKTGTVLDQSPKGNAKAEKNSEVKLSVATEELLTVPGLDGRSYDEALTQLTQLGFTNVARTDTDSEKPANEVIGQTPEANSKAGKDAAIILKVSKGPPEPTTKPVPEVRTTKVSEAKQILNDAGFTNIQFAEGSSDNDNARVTGIDPQPNTQADPANTTVTLTTMGGDGPGGGDGNIFGGPSGSRH from the coding sequence ATGGAAGAGCCGCGTCGCCTCGGCGGCCGGTACGAGCTGGGCTCGGTGCTCGGCCGTGGTGGCATGGCCGAGGTATACCTCGCCCACGACACCCGGCTCGGCCGCACCGTAGCTGTGAAGACGCTGCGGGCTGATCTTGCCCGCGACCCGTCCTTCCAGGCCCGGTTCCGCCGTGAGGCCCAGTCCGCCGCCTCGCTCAACCATCCGGCGATCGTCGCGGTGTACGACACCGGTGAGGACTACGTCGACGGGGTCTCGATCCCGTACATCGTCATGGAGTACGTCGACGGCTCGACGCTCAGGGAGCTGCTGCACTCGGGCCGCAGACTGCTGCCGGAGCGCACCCTCGAAATGACGGTCGGCATCCTCCAGGCGCTGGAGTACTCGCACCGTGCGGGCATCGTCCACCGTGACATCAAGCCGGCCAACGTCATGCTGACGCGCACCGGCCAGGTCAAGGTCATGGACTTCGGCATCGCCCGCGCCATGGGCGACTCCGGTATGACGATGACCCAGACCTCGGCCGTCATCGGCACCGCCCAGTACCTCTCCCCGGAGCAGGCCAAGGGCGAGCAGGTCGACGCGCGATCGGACCTGTATTCGACGGGTTGCCTGCTCTATGAGCTGCTGACGGTCCGGCCGCCGTTCATCGGCGACTCACCTGTCGCGGTCGCCTACCAGCACGTACGGGAAGAGCCGCAGACCCCCAGCAACTTCGACCCCGAGATCACGCCCGAGATGGACGCGATCGTGTTGAAGGCCCTGGTCAAGGACCCGGACTACCGCTACCAGTCGGCCGACGAGATGCGCGCCGACATCGAGGCCTGCCTCGAGGGCCAGCCGGTCGCCGCCACCGCGGCGATGGGCGCGGCCGGTTACGGCGGCTACGACGGTTACGGCAACGACCAGCCCACCACCGCCATGCGCCCCGCGGACCAGAACGGCGCCCAGACCTCGATGCTGCCCCCGGTCAATCCGGACGACGGCGGCTACGCCCACGACGACCGGCCCGACCGCCGCCGTCAGAAGAAGAGCAACACCTCGACGATCCTGCTGGTCGTCGCGGGCATCCTGGTGCTGATCGGGGCGGTCCTGATCGGCAAGTCGGTCTTCGGTGACTCGAACAACGGCGGCGACACGTTCGCCGCGCCCAACATGGTCGGTTCGACCGTCAAGGGCGCGAAGAGGCTCGCCGACAACACCAACATCGTGCTCAAGCAGGGTCCGAAGGAAGCGTGCAAGGACCAGCCCAAGGACAAGATCTGCCGCCAGACCCCGACGCCTGACGAGAAGATGAAGGAGAACGACACCCTCACGGTGTTCGTCTCCACCGGCGCGCCGAAGGTCACTGTCCCGGACGTCACGGAGAAGTCCGAGGACAGCGCGCGCAAGCTCCTCGAGGACCAGGGCTTCACGGTCACCGTCAAGTCGGTGGAGTCCGCCGAGAAGACGGGGACCGTCCTGGACCAGTCCCCGAAGGGCAACGCCAAGGCCGAGAAGAACTCCGAGGTCAAGCTCTCGGTCGCGACGGAGGAGCTCCTCACGGTGCCGGGCCTGGACGGCCGCTCGTACGACGAGGCTCTGACACAGCTGACACAGCTCGGTTTCACCAACGTCGCCAGGACCGACACCGACAGCGAAAAGCCCGCGAACGAGGTGATCGGCCAGACCCCGGAAGCCAACTCGAAGGCGGGCAAGGACGCCGCGATCATCCTGAAGGTGTCCAAGGGTCCGCCGGAGCCGACGACAAAGCCCGTTCCCGAGGTCAGGACGACGAAGGTCTCCGAGGCCAAGCAGATCCTGAACGATGCCGGCTTCACGAACATCCAGTTCGCGGAGGGCAGCTCGGACAACGACAACGCCAGGGTGACCGGCATCGACCCGCAGCCGAACACCCAGGCCGACCCGGCGAACACCACCGTCACCCTCACCACGATGGGCGGCGACGGTCCCGGCGGCGGAGACGGGAACATCTTCGGCGGCCCGTCCGGCTCCCGGCACTGA
- a CDS encoding FtsW/RodA/SpoVE family cell cycle protein, whose protein sequence is MSVVTNTTTIGAIDAPSRRNTELMMMVFAIGISVFAYANVGLAIDGKLPSGMFGYGLGLVLLGGVAHLVVRKFAPYADPLLLPLATLLNGLGLVLIWRLDQSQRLINRAESAWGKFTPDAPKQLMYSAVGVALLVAVLIVLKDHRILQRYTYISMVAALVLLILPMFFPAVNGAKIWVSLGPFSIQPGEFAKIIIAIFFSGYLMVKRDALALASRRFMGLYLPRGRDLGPILVIWALSILILVFETDLGTSLLFFGLFVIMLYVATERTSWIVFGLLMSAAGAVGVATFEPHVQSRVTAWQDPFACYSTDVSGACEQISNAIMSFGSGGTLGTGWGQGHSDLIGFAANADFILSTVGEELGLAGMMAVLLVYGLIVERGVRTALAARDPFGKLLAIGLSGAFAIQVFVVAGGVMGLIPLTGMTMPFLAAGGSSVIANWALIGILIRISDTARRPAPAPAPSSDAEMTQVVRP, encoded by the coding sequence ATGAGCGTTGTCACCAACACGACCACGATCGGCGCGATCGACGCACCGAGCCGGCGCAACACCGAACTGATGATGATGGTCTTCGCCATCGGCATCTCGGTGTTCGCCTACGCCAACGTGGGCCTCGCCATCGACGGCAAGCTGCCCTCCGGCATGTTCGGATACGGGCTCGGCCTGGTCCTGCTCGGCGGCGTGGCCCACCTCGTGGTGCGCAAGTTCGCCCCGTACGCGGACCCGCTGCTGCTGCCGCTGGCCACGCTGCTCAACGGGCTGGGGCTGGTGCTGATCTGGCGGCTGGACCAGTCGCAGCGGCTGATCAACCGGGCCGAGTCCGCGTGGGGCAAGTTCACACCCGACGCCCCGAAGCAGCTGATGTACTCCGCGGTCGGCGTCGCGCTGCTGGTCGCGGTTCTGATAGTCCTGAAGGACCACCGCATCCTGCAGCGTTACACCTACATCTCCATGGTGGCAGCGCTGGTCCTGCTAATCCTGCCCATGTTCTTCCCCGCGGTGAACGGCGCGAAGATCTGGGTCAGCCTCGGCCCCTTCTCCATCCAGCCCGGCGAGTTCGCGAAGATCATCATCGCGATCTTCTTCTCCGGCTACCTCATGGTGAAACGTGATGCCCTGGCCCTCGCCAGCCGCCGCTTCATGGGCCTCTACCTGCCCCGCGGCCGCGACCTCGGGCCGATCCTGGTCATCTGGGCGCTGTCGATCCTGATCCTGGTCTTCGAGACCGACCTCGGGACGTCGCTCCTGTTCTTCGGCCTCTTCGTGATCATGCTGTATGTCGCCACGGAGCGGACCAGCTGGATCGTCTTCGGCCTGCTGATGTCGGCGGCCGGCGCCGTGGGTGTCGCCACCTTCGAGCCGCACGTGCAGTCGCGAGTGACCGCATGGCAGGATCCGTTCGCCTGCTACTCCACCGACGTGAGCGGCGCCTGCGAACAGATCTCCAACGCGATCATGTCCTTCGGCTCCGGCGGCACTCTGGGCACCGGCTGGGGCCAGGGCCACTCCGACCTGATCGGCTTCGCCGCCAACGCCGACTTCATCCTCTCCACCGTCGGTGAGGAACTCGGCCTCGCCGGAATGATGGCCGTCCTGCTGGTCTACGGTCTGATCGTCGAACGCGGCGTCCGTACCGCACTCGCCGCCCGCGACCCGTTCGGCAAGCTCCTCGCGATCGGCCTCTCCGGCGCCTTCGCCATCCAGGTCTTCGTCGTCGCCGGCGGTGTCATGGGCCTCATCCCGCTGACCGGTATGACGATGCCCTTCCTCGCCGCCGGTGGATCGTCCGTGATCGCCAACTGGGCCCTGATCGGGATCCTGATCCGCATCAGCGACACCGCGCGCCGCCCCGCCCCGGCCCCCGCACCCTCCTCCGACGCCGAGATGACCCAGGTGGTCCGCCCGTGA
- a CDS encoding Stp1/IreP family PP2C-type Ser/Thr phosphatase — MSLSLRFAAGSHKGMIREGNEDSGYAGPRLLAIADGMGGQAAGEVASSEVISTLVQLDDDVPGSDILTSLGTAVQRANDQLRMMVEEDPQLEGMGTTLTALLWTGQRLGLVHVGDSRAYLLRDGVLTQITQDHTWVQRLVDEGRITEEEATTHPQRSLLMRALGSGDHVEPDLSIREVRAGDRYLICSDGLSGVVSHQTMEETLASYQGPQETIQDLIQLALRGGGPDNITCIVADVLDVDSNDTLAGQLNDTPVIVGAVAENQAAQLNDGGAMETPAGRAAGLGRPVPPPSGGFGPPGSGDDAGYDGMPDGSFGSYSDDDFVKPGGRKWLKRSLYTVLALAVIGGGLYGGYRWTQTQFYVGAKNDNVALYRGISQDLAWVSLSKVEDDHPEIELKYLPPYQRKQVEATIAEGSLADAREKVTELSTQATACKKDAQRRAAEKNALSDEGQAGSTDTDATKTSSTSGATKTKQTSATPTPGPSLSEEEKKLVPQCGKQ, encoded by the coding sequence ATGAGTCTTTCCCTGCGCTTCGCCGCCGGATCGCACAAGGGCATGATCCGGGAAGGCAACGAGGACTCCGGCTATGCCGGACCGCGCCTTCTCGCCATCGCCGACGGAATGGGCGGCCAGGCAGCCGGTGAGGTCGCCAGCTCCGAGGTGATCTCCACGCTCGTCCAGCTGGACGACGACGTACCTGGCTCCGACATCCTCACCTCGCTCGGTACGGCGGTCCAGCGGGCCAACGACCAGCTGCGCATGATGGTCGAGGAGGACCCGCAGCTGGAGGGCATGGGCACCACGCTCACCGCCCTCCTCTGGACCGGTCAGCGTCTCGGCCTCGTGCACGTCGGCGACTCACGCGCGTACCTGCTGCGTGACGGCGTACTGACCCAGATCACGCAGGACCACACCTGGGTCCAGCGACTGGTCGACGAGGGCCGGATCACCGAGGAGGAGGCCACCACCCACCCGCAGCGCTCCCTGCTGATGCGCGCGCTGGGCAGTGGCGACCACGTCGAACCCGACCTCTCCATCCGCGAGGTCCGGGCCGGCGACCGTTACCTGATCTGCTCCGACGGCCTCTCCGGCGTCGTCTCCCACCAGACGATGGAGGAGACGCTCGCCAGCTACCAGGGCCCGCAGGAGACCATCCAGGACCTGATCCAGCTCGCCCTGCGCGGCGGCGGCCCGGACAACATCACCTGCATCGTCGCGGACGTCCTCGACGTCGACAGCAACGACACCCTGGCCGGGCAGCTCAACGACACCCCGGTCATCGTCGGCGCGGTCGCGGAGAACCAGGCCGCCCAGCTGAACGACGGCGGCGCGATGGAGACCCCCGCCGGACGCGCGGCAGGCCTCGGCCGTCCCGTCCCGCCTCCCTCGGGCGGCTTCGGCCCCCCCGGCAGCGGTGACGACGCCGGCTACGACGGAATGCCGGACGGATCCTTCGGGTCCTACTCCGACGACGACTTCGTCAAGCCCGGCGGCCGCAAGTGGCTCAAGCGGTCGCTGTACACCGTGCTGGCGCTGGCGGTCATCGGCGGCGGTCTGTACGGCGGCTACCGCTGGACCCAGACCCAGTTCTACGTCGGCGCGAAGAACGACAACGTCGCGCTGTACCGGGGCATCAGCCAGGACCTCGCCTGGGTCTCGCTCTCGAAGGTGGAGGACGACCACCCCGAGATCGAACTCAAGTACCTCCCGCCCTACCAGCGCAAGCAGGTCGAGGCGACCATCGCCGAGGGCAGCCTCGCCGACGCCCGCGAGAAGGTCACCGAACTCTCCACCCAGGCGACCGCCTGCAAGAAGGACGCACAGCGCCGCGCGGCCGAGAAGAACGCTCTCAGCGACGAGGGCCAGGCCGGCAGTACGGACACGGACGCCACCAAGACGTCCTCGACGTCCGGCGCCACCAAGACCAAGCAGACTTCAGCGACTCCCACTCCTGGTCCCAGCCTCTCGGAGGAAGAGAAGAAGCTGGTCCCGCAGTGCGGTAAGCAGTAA
- a CDS encoding peptidoglycan D,D-transpeptidase FtsI family protein: protein MNKPLRRISVFCGILILALLVRTNYLQYVRADELNTRDENRRVRIERYAHERGDIIVDGGKAVTGSKETKDSDFKFKRVWQDGPMWAPVTGYSSQAFDASQLEKLEDGILTGNDDQLFFDRTLSMFTGSKDKQGGNVVTTLNAAAQKAAFTGLGDKKGAVAALDPQTGAILALASTPSYDPSTFAGNSNKDSKAWQALQKDKDKPMLNRALRETYPPGSTFKVVTAAAALENGLYTDIDAKTDSPLPYRLPLTTGNLENEGNIPCENASLREALRMSCNTVFGKISDDLGNQKMIDEAAKFGFNKDVFTPVRATASIYPKDNRPQNAMAGIGQASNRATPLQMAMVASAVANDGKLMQPYMVAERQAPSLDVIYTHEKEQLSQPLSGENAQKLQEMMKTVVETGTGQNAKIPGVTVGGKTGTAQHGLNNSEKPYAWFISYAKTDSGSPVAVAVVVEDSKANRDDVSGGGLAAPIAKAVMKAVIDGKK, encoded by the coding sequence GTGAACAAGCCCCTGCGCCGGATCTCGGTCTTCTGCGGAATCCTCATCCTGGCTCTGCTCGTACGCACCAACTACCTCCAGTACGTACGGGCCGACGAGCTCAACACCCGCGACGAGAACCGCCGGGTCCGTATCGAGCGGTACGCACACGAGCGCGGCGACATCATCGTCGACGGCGGCAAGGCCGTCACCGGGTCCAAGGAGACCAAGGACAGCGACTTCAAGTTCAAGCGGGTCTGGCAGGACGGCCCCATGTGGGCCCCGGTCACCGGCTACTCCTCGCAGGCGTTCGACGCCTCGCAGCTCGAGAAGCTTGAGGACGGCATCCTCACCGGCAACGACGACCAGCTCTTCTTCGACCGCACCCTGTCGATGTTCACCGGCAGCAAGGACAAGCAGGGCGGCAACGTCGTCACCACGCTCAACGCCGCCGCGCAGAAGGCCGCCTTCACCGGGCTGGGTGACAAGAAGGGCGCCGTCGCCGCCCTCGACCCGCAGACCGGCGCCATCCTGGCGCTCGCCAGCACGCCCTCGTACGACCCCTCGACCTTCGCGGGCAACTCCAACAAGGACTCCAAGGCCTGGCAGGCGCTCCAGAAGGACAAGGACAAGCCGATGCTCAACCGGGCATTGCGCGAGACCTACCCGCCCGGCTCGACCTTCAAGGTCGTCACCGCGGCGGCCGCCCTGGAGAACGGCCTCTACACGGACATCGACGCGAAGACGGACTCCCCGCTGCCCTACCGCCTTCCCCTGACCACCGGGAACCTGGAGAACGAGGGCAACATCCCGTGTGAGAACGCCTCGCTCCGGGAAGCGCTGCGAATGTCCTGCAACACCGTCTTCGGCAAGATCAGCGATGACCTCGGCAACCAGAAGATGATCGACGAGGCCGCCAAATTCGGCTTCAACAAGGACGTCTTCACGCCGGTCCGCGCCACCGCGAGCATCTACCCCAAGGACAACCGGCCGCAGAACGCCATGGCGGGCATCGGCCAGGCGTCCAACCGCGCCACCCCGCTCCAGATGGCGATGGTCGCCTCCGCGGTCGCCAACGACGGCAAGCTGATGCAGCCGTACATGGTCGCCGAGCGCCAGGCCCCCAGCCTGGACGTCATCTACACCCACGAGAAGGAACAGCTCAGCCAGCCCCTCTCGGGTGAGAACGCCCAGAAGCTCCAGGAAATGATGAAGACCGTCGTCGAGACCGGAACGGGGCAGAACGCCAAGATCCCCGGCGTCACCGTCGGCGGCAAGACGGGTACGGCTCAGCACGGTCTCAACAACAGCGAGAAGCCGTACGCCTGGTTCATCTCGTACGCGAAGACCGACAGCGGCTCTCCCGTCGCCGTCGCCGTGGTCGTCGAGGACAGCAAGGCCAACCGCGACGACGTCTCCGGTGGCGGCCTGGCCGCCCCGATCGCGAAGGCCGTCATGAAAGCGGTCATCGACGGCAAGAAGTGA